One region of Flavobacterium sp. KACC 22763 genomic DNA includes:
- a CDS encoding GH92 family glycosyl hydrolase — translation MRIAFSGFLALSLLLANPIISQQKKAKQTDVNYTQYVDPLIGSAGHGHVFVGANVPFGAVQLGPVNIFEGWDWCSGYNYASNTILGFTHTHLSGTGIGDLNDILVLPVSGKVGLTKGTKEDMVNGYGSYFSHKNEVVKPGYYSVLLDKYKIKAELTASERVGFHKYTFENANDSHILIDLADGIGWDRPVKTFIKKVSETKIEGYRYSAGWAADQRVYFAMEFSEPITNMMVYDSTAVVKGTEGEGLKIKAVLDFKTLKNKQILVKVGISPVSTENASANIKAEIPNWDFEAVVKLADSKWNKELNKVQIKADDKTMKVFYTSLYHTMFAPSIFNDANGDYLGTDKKVYEKANFTNYTTFSLWDTYRGLHPLYTITQPEKINDIVKSFLAIYQQQGRLPVWHLMGNETNTMNGNHSIAVIVDAYLKGYRDYDINLAYEAIKKTAMQTRDGMDYVQKLEYIPADKLLESVGNALEYAIDDYCIALMAKTLNKTDDYNYFTKRANLYKQYFDKETTFMRGKLTNGNWRTPFNPLSSAHRKDDYVEGNAWQYTWLVPQDPYGLIDLFGSEDKFIAKLDSLFLITDKVEGEDVSPDISGLIGQYAHGNEPNHHIPYLYAYVGQPWKTAKLIREIDDKFYSTKPDGLCGNEDLGQMSAWYVLSSMGFYSVNPANGIYVLGSPLVNSAVIHHKKGISFTVNAVNNSASNIYIQKAEYNGKPYTKSYITQEMIVKGGELKLYMGNKPSATFGVKKEDRPL, via the coding sequence TGTTCCTTTTGGAGCCGTGCAGTTGGGACCGGTAAATATTTTTGAAGGCTGGGATTGGTGCAGCGGTTACAATTATGCCAGCAATACCATTTTGGGCTTCACGCACACGCACTTAAGCGGAACTGGAATAGGAGATTTAAATGATATTTTGGTGCTTCCAGTCAGTGGAAAAGTCGGTTTGACCAAAGGAACAAAAGAAGATATGGTGAACGGTTACGGTTCATATTTCTCTCATAAAAACGAAGTGGTAAAACCAGGGTATTATAGCGTTTTATTGGATAAGTATAAAATCAAAGCCGAATTAACGGCAAGCGAAAGAGTCGGTTTTCATAAATATACTTTTGAAAATGCTAATGATTCACACATTTTAATTGATCTAGCCGACGGAATCGGCTGGGACAGACCAGTAAAAACTTTCATTAAAAAAGTTAGCGAAACCAAAATTGAAGGCTACCGCTATTCGGCAGGATGGGCGGCAGATCAACGCGTTTATTTTGCAATGGAATTCTCTGAGCCAATTACAAATATGATGGTTTATGACAGTACAGCTGTCGTTAAAGGGACTGAAGGAGAAGGCTTGAAAATAAAAGCGGTTTTAGATTTTAAAACCTTAAAAAACAAACAGATTCTGGTAAAAGTCGGAATTTCTCCAGTAAGCACAGAAAATGCATCTGCCAATATAAAAGCAGAAATTCCGAATTGGGATTTTGAAGCTGTCGTAAAATTGGCAGATTCGAAATGGAACAAGGAGTTAAATAAAGTTCAGATAAAAGCAGACGATAAAACAATGAAAGTTTTCTATACTTCATTGTATCATACTATGTTTGCGCCTTCCATTTTTAATGATGCGAACGGAGATTATTTAGGAACTGATAAAAAGGTTTATGAAAAAGCCAATTTTACCAATTACACTACTTTTTCGCTTTGGGATACTTACCGCGGATTGCATCCATTATATACCATTACACAGCCTGAAAAAATCAATGATATTGTAAAATCATTTTTAGCGATTTATCAGCAACAGGGAAGATTGCCGGTTTGGCATTTGATGGGCAATGAAACCAATACGATGAACGGAAATCATTCTATAGCTGTTATTGTCGATGCCTATTTAAAAGGATACCGTGATTATGATATCAACTTAGCGTACGAAGCCATTAAAAAAACGGCAATGCAAACCCGCGACGGAATGGATTATGTTCAGAAACTAGAATATATTCCAGCTGATAAACTTTTAGAATCTGTTGGAAATGCTTTAGAATATGCCATAGATGATTACTGCATCGCCTTAATGGCAAAAACTTTAAATAAAACGGACGATTATAATTATTTTACCAAAAGAGCCAATTTGTACAAACAGTATTTTGATAAAGAAACCACTTTTATGCGTGGTAAATTGACAAACGGAAATTGGAGAACACCATTTAATCCGCTTTCTTCAGCGCACCGTAAAGACGATTATGTTGAAGGAAATGCGTGGCAATATACTTGGCTGGTTCCGCAAGATCCATACGGTTTAATCGATTTATTTGGAAGCGAAGATAAATTTATTGCAAAACTGGATTCTTTGTTTTTAATAACAGATAAAGTAGAAGGAGAAGACGTTTCGCCAGATATCAGCGGTTTAATAGGCCAGTACGCACACGGAAATGAACCGAATCATCATATTCCGTATCTGTATGCCTATGTTGGACAGCCTTGGAAAACAGCAAAATTAATTCGAGAAATCGATGATAAATTCTATTCAACAAAACCAGACGGATTGTGCGGTAATGAAGATTTGGGGCAAATGTCGGCTTGGTACGTTTTATCTTCTATGGGATTCTATTCGGTTAATCCTGCAAACGGAATTTATGTTTTAGGAAGTCCATTAGTAAATTCAGCGGTTATCCATCATAAAAAAGGAATTTCATTTACAGTAAATGCCGTTAATAATAGCGCTTCAAACATTTATATACAAAAAGCAGAATATAACGGAAAACCCTATACAAAATCATACATCACACAAGAAATGATCGTAAAAGGGGGAGAGTTGAAACTATATATGGGAAATAAACCATCAGCTACATTTGGAGTTAAGAAAGAAGATAGACCGTTGTAA